In one Oncorhynchus masou masou isolate Uvic2021 chromosome 23, UVic_Omas_1.1, whole genome shotgun sequence genomic region, the following are encoded:
- the LOC135511111 gene encoding inactive phospholipase D5-like, whose protein sequence is MKSQQKCIVIFALVCCFAVLVALIFSAVDVWGEDEDGITEENCNKNCRVVLVENIPEDVTFSENATSHLPLSAGLHSLLDLAVAGHSVEIVSPQWNLNPSDYESRFLQSSRQGQALLQRLQGLKKKGINLKIASGMINSSELKSLSRHSEVHYINMTALTKGFLHSSFWVVDRQHIYIGSATMDWQSLSTMKELGIIVYNCSCLALDLHRVFNLYWQLQYKDFIPSMWSKRLSALWNKDENLPLLFNNTKAEVFVSSSPDVFCPKDRTRDLDAISYVIQKAKRFIYISITDYLPLTNRNAHRYWSRIDGMLREALILRNIEVRLLVSCWEQTHPLTFNFVWSLKTLCMELANCSMEAKFFSPREQRDGTLQGINHNRLMVTDSAVYIGNFDWVGNEFTFNAGAGLVINQAEGVKEKNSTLVEQVRATFERDWYSRHTKSLQANKIPVCNKHQLNQLAQLKIAQPTERNWSKESPNGSL, encoded by the exons GGTAGTGCTTGTGGAGAATATTCCAGAAGATGTCACCTTCTCTGAGAATGCTAcgtcccacctccccctctctgctggGCTGCACAGCCTGTTGGACCTGGCAGTGGCTGGTCACTCTGTGGAGATTGTGTCACCTCAATGGAACCTGAACCCCTCCGACTATGAATCCAGATTCCTACAATCTTCTAGGCAG GGTCAGGCTTTGCTGCAAAGACTGCAGGGGCTGAAGAAGAAGGGAATCAATTTGAAGATAGCCAGTGGAATGATCAACTCTTCAGAGCTGAAGAGCCTGTCTCGACACA GTGAGGTACACTACATTAACATGACAGCCCTGACCAAAGGCTTTCTGCACTCTTCTTTCTGGGTGGTGGACAGGCAGCACATCTACATCGGCAGCGCCACCATGGACTGGCAATCACTGTCCACG ATGAAAGAACTGGGCATCATCGTCTACAACTGTAGTTGCCTGGCACTGGACCTGCACAGGGTATTCAACCTCTACTGGCAGCTGCAGTATAAGGACTTTATACCATCCATGTGGTCCAAAAGGCTGAGCGCCCTGTGGAACAAAGATGAGAACCTTCCACTTCTCTTCAACAACACCAAGGCTGAAGTCTTTGTCTCT AGCTCTCCAGATGTCTTCTGCCCTAAAGACAGGACCAGAGACCTTGATGCCATATCCTACGTGATCCAAAAGGCCAAGAGGTTCATCTACATATCCATTACAGACTATCTGcctctcactaacaggaatgcTCACAG ATACTGGTCACGTATAGACGGGATGCTTCGGGAGGCCTTGATCCTGAGGAACATCGAAGTGCGTCTGCTAGTAAGCTGCTGGGAGCAGACGCATCCCTTGACCTTTAACTTTGTGTGGTCCCTGAAGACCCTGTGCATGGAGCTGGCCAACTGTTCAATGGAAGCT AAGTTCTTCAGCCCCAGGGAACAGAGAGATGGCACGCTACAGGGAATCAACCATAACAGATTAATGGTGACAGACAGTGCTGTGTACATAG GCAACTTTGACTGGGTGGGGAATGAGTTTACGTTCAACGCTGGAGCAGGCTTGGTGATCAATCAGGCGGAGGGGGTGAAAGAGAAGAACTCAACGTTGGTGGAACAGGTGAGGGCTACGTTCGAGCGGGACTGGTATTCACGCCACACCAAGAGCCTGCAGGCTAACAAGATCCCAGTCTGCAACAAGCACCAGCTCAACCAACTGGCACAGCTCAAAATCGCTCAACCAACAGAGCGCAATTGGAGTAAGGAGAGTCCCAATGGCTCCCTGTGA